From a single Lolium rigidum isolate FL_2022 chromosome 7, APGP_CSIRO_Lrig_0.1, whole genome shotgun sequence genomic region:
- the LOC124671372 gene encoding UPF0014 membrane protein STAR2-like, which yields MLKPLAATAAVAMAVALSSTQRLGIEAEMLYAIARSFLQLSVIGFVLHFIFTQSSPLWILLAYLFMVTVAGHTAGQRARRVPRGGCIAGASILVGTGVTMFLLVVLSVFEFTPRYIIPVAGMMVGNAMTVTGVTMKKLHEDVKSQRNLVRSKISPSSSCRNNQPVYNQVDPMLSPH from the coding sequence ATGCTCAAGCCTCTGGCCGCCACAGCGGCCGTCGCCATGGCCGTGGCGCTGAGCTCCACGCAGCGGCTGGGCATCGAGGCGGAGATGCTGTACGCCATCGCGCGCTCCTTCCTGCAGCTCTCCGTCATCGGCTTCGTGCTCCACTTCATCTTCACCCAGAGCAGCCCGCTGTGGATCCTCCTCGCCTACCTCTTCATGGTCACCGTGGCCGGGCACACCGCGGGGCAGCGCGCCCGCCGCGTCCCGCGCGGCGGGTGCATCGCCGGCGCGTCCATCCTGGTCGGCACGGGGGTGACCATGTTCCTGCTCGTCGTGCTCAGCGTCTTCGAGTTCACGCCCCGCTACATCATCCCCGTCGCCGGCATGATGGTCGGCAACGCCATGACCGTCACCGGCGTCACCATGAAGAAGCTCCACGAGGACGTCAAGTCCCAGAGGAACCTCGTACGCAGCAAGATTTCGCCGTCgtcttcttgcagaaacaatcagCCTGTTTACAATCAGGTTGACCCGATGCTGAGCCCACACTAA
- the LOC124674532 gene encoding uncharacterized protein LOC124674532 isoform X2, whose amino-acid sequence MLRVAIPAVLVHSAGAPETVQVARLLLPVSTTTCCTMALLRPSEGGEHEDEHKQLAQRQVVPRCFSCWVECLKKGMVLASRVAVWSTESSG is encoded by the exons ATGCTACGAGTTGCTATTCCCGCCGTGCTGGTGCACTCCGCCGGAGCTCCAGAAACCGTCCAGGTCGCCAGGTTGCTGCTGCCGGTGTCCACCACGACCTGCTGCACCATGGCGTTGCTCCGTCCGTCGGAAG GAGGAGAGCATGAGGATGAGCACAAGCAGCTGGCACAAAGGCAGGTAGTCCCAAGGTGTTTTTCTTGCTGG GTTGAATGTCTAAAAAAGGGGATGGTCTTGGCCTCGCGCGTGGCGGTCTGGTCCACCGAGTCCTCTGGCTAA